One genomic window of Arachis hypogaea cultivar Tifrunner chromosome 8, arahy.Tifrunner.gnm2.J5K5, whole genome shotgun sequence includes the following:
- the LOC112706815 gene encoding kiwellin, with the protein MAHKATSFFMILYCSLCLFTLINALSSCNGPCNNLNDCSGQLICINGRCNDDPDVGTHICTTPSPPSGGGGTCQSSGNLQCGTNSYPQYRCSPPVSSSTKAILTLNDFSEGGDGGGPSECDGNYHKNSEPVVALSTGWYNQGSRCLKMIRITASNGRSVLAKVVDECDSVNGCDSEHAGQPPCRNNVVDGSQAVWDALGLDTDVGVENVTWSMA; encoded by the exons ATGGCTCACAAAGCAACCTCCTTCTTTATGATTCTATATTGTTCATTGTGCCTATTCACTCTCATAAACGCACTCTCCTCCTGCAACGGCCCATGCAACAACCTCAACGACTGCTCTGGCCAGCTCATCTGCATCAACGGAAGGTGCAACGACGACCCTGACGTCGGCACTCACATCTGCACCACCCCCTCTCCACCAAGTGGTGGCGGCGGAACCTGCCAATCCTCCGGCAACCTTCAATGCGGCACAAACTCCTACCCTCAATACAG GTGCTCGCCTCCGGTGTCATCCTCCACCAAGGCAATACTCACCCTGAACGACTTCAGCGAAGGCGGAGACGGAGGTGGCCCATCTGAGTGTGACGGAAACTACCACAAAAACTCAGAGCCAGTGGTGGCACTGTCCACTGGGTGGTACAACCAAGGGTCGAGGTGCTTGAAGATGATAAGGATCACCGCGAGTAACGGGAGGAGCGTGTTGGCTAAGGTGGTGGACGAGTGCGACTCCGTTAACGGTTGTGATTCGGAGCATGCAGGACAGCCACCGTGCCGGAACAATGTCGTGGATGGGTCGCAGGCGGTGTGGGATGCTCTAGGGCTGGATACGGATGTTGGGGTTGAAAACGTTACTTGGTCAATGGCCTAA
- the LOC112708377 gene encoding kiwellin, with protein MAQKATSFIMVLSCSFCLFTLINGISYCYGPCNDFNDCDGQLICTNGKCNDDPDLGTHICRSPPPPRDHGSPPPPSGGSGTTCRSSGTLQCGTNSYPQYTCSPPVSSSTKAILTLNGFSEGGDGGAPSECDDQYHQNSEPVVALSTGWFNKVALCLRYITITSTRTGRSVRAKVVDECDSVHGCDEEHAGQPPCRNNIVDGSQAVWDALGLDSNVGEENVTWATA; from the exons ATGGCTCAGAAAGCAACCTCCTTCATTATGGTTCTATCTTGTTCATTTTGCCTATTCACTCTCATAAACGGAATTTCCTACTGCTATGGCCCATGCAACGACTTCAACGACTGCGACGGCCAGCTCATCTGCACCAACGGCAAGTGCAACGACGACCCTGACCTCGGCACTCACATCTGCCGCTCCCCTCCCCCACCACGTGACCACGGATCCCCTCCCCCACCAAGTGGTGGCAGCGGAACGACCTGCCGCTCCTCCGGCACCCTTCAATGCGGCACAAACTCCTACCCTCAATACAC GTGCTCCCCTCCGGTGTCCTCCTCCACAAAGGCAATACTCACCCTGAACGGCTTCAGTGAAGGAGGCGACGGTGGTGCTCCATCTGAGTGTGACGACCAGTACCACCAAAACTCGGAGCCAGTGGTGGCACTGTCCACTGGGTGGTTCAACAAAGTGGCGTTGTGCTTGAGGTATATAACGATCACCTCAACAAGAACCGGGAGGAGCGTGAGGGCGAAGGTGGTGGACGAGTGCGACTCCGTTCACGGCTGCGACGAGGAGCATGCAGGGCAGCCACCGTGCCGGAACAACATCGTGGATGGATCGCAGGCGGTGTGGGATGCTCTAGGGCTGGACTCGAATGTTGGGGAAGAAAACGTTACTTGGGCAACGGCCTGA